TGCGTCCCGTGCGAGACAGTGCTGACGAAGGCTCCGGGATGGATGCGTTTGTTGCCCGAGGTTGATGTGCGATGTCTGGTGAGGAGCGAGGCTTCTCGCCAGGCTCTGCCGGAGTCGCTGCGTCCGCTGTCCCTGGTCGACGAGGAGGGGTCTACGGCCTTGGTCTTCGAGGTTCGCGGATACCCGACGGCGTGGCTGCTGGGCGTGGATGGCCGGGTTGCCGGTGGACCACAACGGGGTCCGGCGAACATCGAGACGATGGTTCAGGACATGCGTGTAGCCCTTGACGATGTTGCCAGCGAGCTGGCCGAATCGGGAGCCGACGAGGTCCTGGTCGACTGAGCCACGCCGATGACGCGGATCGCCCAGATGTGGTAGCGTAACCATGCTGTTGGGGCATTGGCGCAGTTGGTAGCGCGTCTCGTTCGCAATGAGAAGGTCAGGGGTTCGAATCCCCTATGCTCCACCTCACGCACAAGGCTCGAACCCTTGCCATTCTCGATGGTTTCGGGCCGGGCCTTGTTGCTGTCTTCGGCTCAGGTGAGCTTGCCCAAGCGCAGCGCCGTCTGGACGTAATCGATCAGATCGTACTGTTGTTGACCGCGCGGGTTGATGACTGGTCGGATCTCCACGCCCTTCGACGAGGTTTGTGGCGGGCGACGGCCTACACGCACACCGTCAGCCGGATCACGGAGAAGGTAACCGGTGAACCCGCCGAATGGGCGAGCAGACCGCTGGAGGCGATCTATCCGGTGGTCTTCGTCGACGTGATCGTGGTGATGGTCTCTGACGGGGCAAGTCTGTGGCGTCCCGTTCCATGCCGTGAAGAGCGTCGCGGTGAACCGGGGCCGCGCCATCTTCGCCATCTGGGCTGGCGACGGCACAGAGGGTGCTCGATTCGGTGCACTGTGACTGTCAGCACGGTTCAGGGAGTGCCAACCGCTGGCCCTGCCATCGTTTGCGCAGCCACCGGTCGTGTGATGCAACGACGACAGTGCCAGGGTATTGGACGAGTTCATCTTCGAGCGCGGTGACGAGGCTGAGCGAAAAGTGGTTGGTCGGCTCATCCAGCAGCAGGATCTCTGGCGGGTCAGCCAGCACTACCGCGAGGGCAAGCCGACGTTGTTGGCCGACGCTGAGTTCCTGCACACGTCGGTTGTGGTCTCGACTAGCGATCAGCCCGAAGGTGCCCAGCGGCACCCGTGCCGCACGTTCCGCACCGACCAAATCCGTGTAAGCGTCGAGCACGGTGCGAGTGGGGCCGCGATCATAGGGGTCAGGTAGAGCGGTTTCTTGCGCAAGTAGCCGTACGCGGTCCACCGGGGTGCGCGTGACCTGCCCACTGGTTGGTTTCAGCGTGCCGGTGAGCAGGCCGAGCAAGGTCGATTTCCCTGACCCGTTCGGGCCGGTGATGAGCCACTTCTCGCCTCGGCTGATGCTGAGCGACGTGGGCGGGAGCCGATCTTTCAGAGCCGCGTTGACGGTGGTGAGCACGGGTTCGAGGGCGCCGATGGCACGTGGGTCGCCGGCAACCGTGAGCCCCTGGAACTCAAGTTTCCGTGGCGGCTTCCGGATCTGGCGGTCTTCGAGATCTGTCAGGCGTGCGCGAGCGTCGTTGACGCGGCGAGAGATGACCTGCGCGTTGCGGTCAGCGTAGAACTTCTGTGCCCTGCGTACCTCGGTACGCGGGCGCCAATCCGAGTGTCCCGCCGTCTGCTGGTCCTTCACCGCTGTACGAAGCCGGGAAAGCTCGGCTTGTTCATCGCGATACTGCCGTTCCCACCTCTGCCGTGCTTGAGCTCGTGCGGTCAGGTAGTCGCTGTAGCTGCCTGTGAAGCGGGTGAGGCCGATCCCGGTTCCCGTGCCGTCCTCAACCAGAGGTCCCGCGACCGCGTGCGGGAGTGGCGAGGGGTCGAGGTCAAGCAGCGACGTGACCGTGTCATCGAGGAAAGCCCGATCATGACTGGCAATTAGTATCGGCCCTCGCCACGTCGTGAGCACGCTAACGAGATATGCGGTCGCGGCATCATCAAGATGGTTGGTCGGCTCGTCCAGTAGCAGCACATCCGGTGCACTCAGCAGTAGCCACGCCAGAGCGAGCCGAGCTCGCTGCCCACCGGAGAGCGTCCCTATCGACCGGTCGCGGTCGATGTCCCCGAGCCCGAGTCCAGTCAACATCGCTGAGATCCTCGCCTCGATCTCCCACGCCTGAAGACGCTCGGCCGTTTCCAGTGCACGTGCATAGGCATCGGCGGTGACCGGATCGTCGGGGCTGTCTGCAAGAGCGATACCGAGTCTGCTGACCTCTTCGGCTGCGCGTCGCGACGGGGCGACCGCAGTCTCCATGGCATTCTCGATGTTCTCAGTTGCGGAGAACGGGGACTCCTGATGAAGCAGCCCAATTACTGGCGCATCGGCATCAGGCGCATTCACAGTGACCGTTCCCGATGTCGGCTTCAAGACTCCGGCGATCGTCCTGAGCAAGGTGGACTTCCCCGACCCGTTTTCCCCGATCAGCCCTACCCGGGCACCAGCAGGTACGACGAACGACAAATCCGTGAGTACCCGCCGATCAGGGTAGGAGAACGAAAGACCATCCACTCGCAGATGCGAGCCCGTGGCAGTGAACGACGATGAAGCAAGTACGTGAGGCATGAGCGAAATCCCGGAGACGTGACGAAACCTGCCGGGCAGACGGCCTCGGACGCAGGTCAGGGAAACGCTCAAATGGTCACGGATTGAGCTTAGCAGAGCTTTGTTACCGGATCAACAAGCCGACGGGGGATGCTGAGTGGCGTGCGGAGCATCCGACGCCTACTCCTGTGCCCGGCGGTTCGTAAAGTTGCTGGTCATCGCGGCACGGATCGAGGAGCAGACCTTCTCCTCAGAATCGCCTCCCCGTGACGACGACGTTGCCGCTTCGGCCGACGGTGACCACTGCCTCGACCCCAGCGGCTTCGAGCTTGGTCCGCAACTCGACCATCGGAACTCGGTTGGACTTGCCGACGTTGATGCCGCGTGGCATCGCGAGTCAGCGCCTCATCAAGGCGCGCGG
The genomic region above belongs to Cutibacterium equinum and contains:
- a CDS encoding transposase; translation: MLHLTHKARTLAILDGFGPGLVAVFGSGELAQAQRRLDVIDQIVLLLTARVDDWSDLHALRRGLWRATAYTHTVSRITEKVTGEPAEWASRPLEAIYPVVFVDVIVVMVSDGASLWRPVPCREERRGEPGPRHLRHLGWRRHRGCSIRCTVTVSTVQGVPTAGPAIVCAATGRVMQRRQCQGIGRVHLRAR
- a CDS encoding ABC-F family ATP-binding cassette domain-containing protein, encoding MPHVLASSSFTATGSHLRVDGLSFSYPDRRVLTDLSFVVPAGARVGLIGENGSGKSTLLRTIAGVLKPTSGTVTVNAPDADAPVIGLLHQESPFSATENIENAMETAVAPSRRAAEEVSRLGIALADSPDDPVTADAYARALETAERLQAWEIEARISAMLTGLGLGDIDRDRSIGTLSGGQRARLALAWLLLSAPDVLLLDEPTNHLDDAATAYLVSVLTTWRGPILIASHDRAFLDDTVTSLLDLDPSPLPHAVAGPLVEDGTGTGIGLTRFTGSYSDYLTARAQARQRWERQYRDEQAELSRLRTAVKDQQTAGHSDWRPRTEVRRAQKFYADRNAQVISRRVNDARARLTDLEDRQIRKPPRKLEFQGLTVAGDPRAIGALEPVLTTVNAALKDRLPPTSLSISRGEKWLITGPNGSGKSTLLGLLTGTLKPTSGQVTRTPVDRVRLLAQETALPDPYDRGPTRTVLDAYTDLVGAERAARVPLGTFGLIASRDHNRRVQELSVGQQRRLALAVVLADPPEILLLDEPTNHFSLSLVTALEDELVQYPGTVVVASHDRWLRKRWQGQRLALPEPC
- a CDS encoding DUF1697 domain-containing protein, with the protein product MPRGINVGKSNRVPMVELRTKLEAAGVEAVVTVGRSGNVVVTGRRF